One region of Candidatus Omnitrophota bacterium genomic DNA includes:
- a CDS encoding isocitrate/isopropylmalate dehydrogenase family protein, with amino-acid sequence MGHKITFIPGDGVGPELSDAAKRCIEATGVDIEWEAFDAGIGVMEKYGTPLPEHVLASIRKNKVAIKGPITTPVGTGIRSVNVELRKALELYACLRPCKSYKGVRSRYEKVDITIVRENTEDLYAGVEFEQKTPDCKKIIDDINSLSKKKIREDSAISIKPISKFASERIVKYAFEYAVKNGRKKVTCIHKANIMKATDGLFLATAREVAAKYAGKVEFEDRIVDNICMQLVQRPEEYDILVLPNLYGDIISDLCAGLVGGLGLAPGANIGDNCAVFEATHGSAPKYKGMNKVNPTAMILSGVLMLRHIGEKNAAERLENAVKKVISDGKFVTYDLKAERGDPTAVGTRQMADAIIKAL; translated from the coding sequence TTGGGACACAAGATCACTTTCATACCCGGCGACGGCGTAGGGCCGGAACTCTCGGATGCGGCAAAGCGCTGCATAGAAGCGACCGGCGTCGATATCGAATGGGAGGCATTCGACGCGGGTATAGGCGTCATGGAGAAATACGGCACGCCGCTTCCCGAGCACGTCCTTGCTTCCATCAGGAAGAATAAGGTTGCCATCAAAGGGCCGATCACGACGCCTGTCGGCACCGGAATACGCAGCGTAAACGTTGAGCTCAGGAAAGCCCTGGAATTATACGCCTGCCTGCGACCGTGCAAATCATATAAAGGGGTAAGGAGCCGTTACGAAAAAGTCGATATAACCATAGTCCGTGAAAATACCGAGGACCTTTACGCGGGCGTGGAATTCGAACAGAAAACGCCTGACTGCAAAAAGATCATAGATGACATCAACTCCCTGTCGAAGAAGAAGATAAGGGAGGATTCCGCGATAAGCATAAAACCGATATCGAAGTTCGCCTCGGAACGGATAGTGAAATACGCTTTTGAATACGCGGTAAAGAACGGCAGGAAGAAGGTCACCTGCATACATAAAGCTAATATCATGAAGGCGACCGACGGGTTGTTCCTCGCGACAGCGAGGGAAGTCGCCGCTAAATACGCGGGAAAAGTGGAATTCGAGGACAGGATCGTCGATAACATCTGCATGCAGCTCGTCCAGAGGCCGGAGGAATATGATATTCTTGTCCTTCCCAACCTGTACGGCGACATAATATCGGACCTTTGCGCAGGGCTTGTCGGCGGGCTGGGTCTGGCCCCGGGCGCGAACATCGGCGATAATTGCGCGGTCTTTGAGGCGACGCACGGCAGCGCGCCTAAATATAAAGGCATGAACAAGGTTAATCCCACCGCTATGATCCTTTCCGGAGTGTTGATGCTGCGCCATATAGGCGAGAAGAATGCCGCCGAACGGCTGGAGAACGCCGTGAAGAAGGTGATCTCCGACGGAAAATTCGTCACTTACGACCTGAAGGCGGAACGCGGCGACCCGACCGCGGTCGGCACACGGCAGATGGCAGACGCGATAATAAAGGCGCTCTAA
- the lpdA gene encoding dihydrolipoyl dehydrogenase, which translates to MKNYDICIIGAGPGGTAAALEASSLGAAVALIERDEIGGVCLNRGCIPTKARLKSVFLYDEFKRSAEFGITSKNFDFDLSSIRHRSSDIVARLKDQLDQSLKARRVDIIKGEAVFEDKGTVTAGGEKISASTFIIATGSAPKALRTAKSDKKRVFYSEEILGLDKMPEDITIIGGGAIGCEFASFFSALGSKVTIIEMMERILPREDKDLSNRLEGIFKKKGIEVITGVASPDIGKISSKIILISVGRSPNTGGMGLEKSGIAVKDGRITVDKYLRTTAHDIFAVGDCIGRYNLAHAATAEGKAAARNALGKEAAMDYGIMPVCVYSFPEAASVGLNPDEAGNKGYEAVTGRAFFAGSGRALAQRETEGFVKLTADKKTGKILGAQILGYNASELIGIISVAIKGGLSLRDLADVVQPHPAFSEAVQEAAANILRQPK; encoded by the coding sequence ATGAAAAACTACGATATATGTATCATCGGCGCAGGGCCCGGCGGCACGGCCGCGGCGCTCGAGGCCTCATCCCTGGGAGCGGCGGTTGCGCTCATCGAAAGGGATGAGATCGGAGGCGTATGCCTGAACAGGGGCTGTATCCCGACAAAGGCCCGTTTAAAGTCCGTTTTTCTTTACGATGAATTCAAGCGTTCAGCCGAATTCGGAATAACGTCAAAAAATTTTGACTTCGACCTTTCTTCCATACGCCACCGCTCCTCCGATATAGTGGCCCGCCTGAAGGACCAGCTCGACCAATCGCTAAAGGCCAGGAGGGTGGATATAATAAAAGGCGAGGCGGTTTTTGAGGATAAAGGGACGGTAACGGCCGGCGGAGAAAAGATATCCGCGAGCACTTTTATTATAGCGACCGGATCCGCGCCGAAAGCGCTCAGGACGGCCAAGTCGGACAAAAAAAGGGTGTTCTATTCCGAAGAGATACTCGGCCTCGATAAGATGCCTGAGGATATCACGATAATCGGCGGCGGCGCCATAGGATGCGAATTCGCGTCTTTCTTCTCGGCCCTTGGCTCCAAAGTTACCATTATAGAGATGATGGAGCGGATATTGCCGAGGGAAGATAAGGACCTTTCGAACAGGCTTGAAGGCATATTTAAGAAAAAAGGCATAGAGGTGATAACCGGCGTTGCTTCGCCGGATATCGGAAAAATTTCCTCTAAAATTATTTTGATCTCAGTGGGCCGTTCGCCGAATACGGGCGGAATGGGATTGGAAAAATCCGGAATTGCCGTAAAAGACGGCCGCATAACCGTCGACAAATATTTAAGGACGACGGCGCATGATATTTTCGCCGTCGGCGATTGCATCGGAAGATATAACCTCGCGCACGCCGCGACGGCCGAGGGAAAGGCCGCCGCGCGAAACGCACTCGGGAAAGAGGCGGCGATGGATTACGGAATAATGCCCGTTTGCGTCTATTCGTTCCCGGAGGCCGCGAGCGTAGGCCTGAACCCAGATGAGGCGGGGAATAAAGGATATGAGGCGGTAACCGGCCGCGCTTTCTTCGCGGGATCGGGAAGGGCCCTTGCCCAGAGGGAAACGGAAGGTTTTGTAAAGTTGACGGCCGACAAAAAGACAGGCAAGATACTAGGGGCGCAGATTTTGGGCTATAACGCGTCGGAACTCATTGGCATAATAAGCGTCGCCATAAAGGGCGGGCTATCCCTAAGAGACCTGGCCGATGTCGTCCAACCGCATCCGGCTTTCTCCGAGGCGGTCCAGGAGGCTGCAGCAAATATATTGAGGCAGCCGAAATGA